CAAAAATCCACCTTAAACAACCCCTTTTTCTGTCTTGACAACCCAGGCCACCTCAAACGAACTCTCAAACTTCTACGGGAATTCTGGCTGATCCACCGGAATGAAGAGTGGTTGTTTCCCCGAGTCGGACAAGGCAGTCACGGCAAGTACGACATATCAAGGCCAATCAATCAACCTGTTTCAAAGGTAGTAATTCAGAATGCGTTTAAAGAGGCTCTTGTAGCCAGTGGCATTCGTAAGAAGGCTCATGTGCATTCGCTTCGCCACAGCTATGCAACGCACCTTCTTGAGGCTGGCGTTAACCTGCGACAGATTCAGATGAATCTGGGACACAATAGTCCTCAAACTACAGCGATCTATACACATCTGACTGGTATTGCACAGGAGAAAGCCAGAGTAAATCTGGACAAGATCATGAATGAACTACCCTGATTTCATAAATCATGATCGAGATGGCGGAGATATTCCGCCAGTACAAAGAGGAGTATCTCAGTAAGTACGGTGACAGGATTCTACCGAGTCACAGAAAGACAATTGATGACATCATTGCCTGTCGTACACCAGCACTCGGCGGGAAGCTCTATACCTGTTCCTGTGGAAAAACTGAACGGTACAGTTACCATTCCTGTGGTAACCGGCACTGTCCGAAATGCGGGAATGACAATGCCACCCTCTGGGTGGCAAAGCAGGTTAACTGCATTCCCGCAGTTCCATGCTTTCTGATTGGCTTTACCCCACCCCATGAGCTGAACAAAGTCATCAGGAGTAATCAGAAAGAATGTTACAGTCTTTTGTTCAAAGCCTCCTCCGCATCCATCAAGAAGCTTGCTGCTGATCCTCGTCTACTTGGAGCACAGCCCGGTATGCTTGGTGTTCTTCACACATGGGGGCGGAACATGTCGAACCACCCCCATATTCACTATGTG
Above is a genomic segment from Candidatus Aegiribacteria sp. containing:
- a CDS encoding tyrosine-type recombinase/integrase — encoded protein: QKSTLNNPFFCLDNPGHLKRTLKLLREFWLIHRNEEWLFPRVGQGSHGKYDISRPINQPVSKVVIQNAFKEALVASGIRKKAHVHSLRHSYATHLLEAGVNLRQIQMNLGHNSPQTTAIYTHLTGIAQEKARVNLDKIMNELP